Proteins encoded together in one Solidesulfovibrio fructosivorans JJ] window:
- a CDS encoding bactofilin family protein, which yields MGKHDINAFLGAGTSFVGRLAFEGVVRIDGAFEGEIVSSGTLIVGKGARVAGRVEVGRLVCGGEVAAEVTATVLVAVHATGRMAGTVRTPAMSLEEGGRIEGEVAMGEANDIRPDQGNGPAALCGDEVAPQGV from the coding sequence GTGGGCAAGCACGACATCAACGCCTTTTTGGGGGCCGGAACGTCCTTTGTCGGGCGGCTGGCCTTTGAGGGCGTGGTGCGCATCGACGGGGCGTTCGAGGGCGAAATCGTCTCGTCCGGAACCCTTATCGTGGGCAAGGGCGCGCGGGTCGCCGGCCGGGTCGAGGTCGGACGGCTGGTGTGCGGCGGCGAGGTCGCGGCCGAGGTCACGGCCACGGTGCTGGTGGCCGTGCACGCCACCGGGCGCATGGCCGGGACGGTGCGCACGCCGGCCATGTCCCTCGAGGAAGGGGGACGCATCGAGGGCGAGGTGGCCATGGGCGAGGCGAACGATATTCGCCCGGATCAGGGAAACGGACCGGCGGCGCTGTGCGGCGACGAAGTCGCGCCGCAGGGGGTATGA
- a CDS encoding cell division protein ZapA produces the protein MPSYNVSILGFELSFKTDARERRVESARELVEQRCNNMLKAGGKTLGKEKLLAYVALGLADDVLMSNQRLTDLETRVGALLTKID, from the coding sequence ATGCCCAGTTATAATGTGTCCATTTTGGGCTTTGAGCTGTCTTTCAAGACGGACGCGCGCGAGCGGCGCGTCGAATCCGCCAGGGAACTGGTGGAGCAACGCTGCAACAACATGTTGAAGGCGGGCGGGAAAACTCTCGGTAAGGAGAAATTGCTGGCCTATGTCGCCTTGGGTCTGGCCGACGATGTGCTCATGTCTAACCAGCGGCTGACCGACCTCGAAACCCGGGTCGGGGCGCTGCTGACCAAGATAGATTGA
- a CDS encoding F0F1 ATP synthase subunit delta, which produces MTGNIVARRYAKALFALAKKAGKKAPAEYGKDLEAFAAILEASPDLLKVFANPVIAAEDKKAVLAGVVGKLGLKPNVVNFLSLLADKERLPIILEVAAYYRSLLDETEGVLRGELVTAYALADTRQDQIKTKLEKQSGKKLVLSFAVDPAILGGVLLKVGDKVLDASLRAQLEILKEQIKRGE; this is translated from the coding sequence TTGACCGGCAACATCGTCGCGCGCCGTTACGCCAAGGCGCTCTTCGCGCTGGCCAAGAAAGCCGGCAAGAAGGCCCCGGCGGAGTACGGCAAGGACCTGGAGGCCTTTGCCGCCATCCTTGAGGCGTCTCCGGACCTGCTTAAGGTCTTCGCCAATCCCGTCATCGCCGCCGAGGACAAGAAGGCGGTGCTGGCCGGCGTGGTGGGCAAGCTTGGCCTTAAGCCCAATGTCGTCAACTTCCTTTCGCTTCTGGCCGACAAGGAGCGCCTGCCCATCATCCTGGAAGTGGCCGCCTACTACCGGTCGCTTTTGGACGAGACGGAAGGGGTGCTGCGCGGTGAGCTCGTCACCGCCTACGCCCTGGCCGACACCCGGCAGGACCAGATCAAGACCAAACTCGAAAAGCAATCCGGCAAAAAGCTGGTGCTGTCCTTCGCCGTCGATCCCGCCATCCTCGGCGGCGTGCTCCTCAAGGTCGGCGACAAGGTGTTGGACGCGAGCCTTCGCGCCCAACTTGAAATATTGAAAGAACAAATCAAGAGGGGTGAGTAG
- a CDS encoding F0F1 ATP synthase subunit gamma — translation MPALKDVKVKITAVKKTKQITKAMNMVASAKLRSAQARIERFRPYADKFYEMLGELAKGADPSVHPLLEAREEVKTVLLLVVTSDRGLCGAFNHNITSAALKLARAKAAEGKTVKIMCVGRKGRDTFRHTEFETVAAYVNEMSSFDFTLASRIGAEVIGGYVGGTYDEVIMAFGKFVSLARQETTLLPVLPLSPAEAGEEAAEPAGPKAEYIYEPSVEGLLAELLPRFINVQIYRGLLDTSASEHAARMRSMDNATRNCDDLVSSLTLVYNKARQAAITKELMDIVGGSEALKG, via the coding sequence ATGCCTGCGCTCAAAGACGTCAAGGTTAAGATAACTGCGGTCAAAAAGACCAAGCAGATCACCAAGGCCATGAACATGGTGGCCTCGGCCAAGCTGCGAAGCGCCCAGGCGCGCATCGAGCGGTTTCGCCCCTACGCCGACAAGTTTTACGAAATGCTCGGCGAACTGGCCAAGGGGGCCGATCCCTCGGTGCATCCGCTGCTCGAAGCCCGCGAGGAAGTGAAGACCGTGCTTTTGCTCGTCGTCACTTCGGATCGCGGCCTGTGCGGCGCCTTCAACCATAACATCACTTCGGCGGCGCTCAAGCTCGCCAGGGCCAAGGCCGCCGAAGGCAAGACGGTCAAGATCATGTGCGTCGGCCGCAAGGGGCGCGACACCTTCCGGCATACGGAGTTCGAGACCGTCGCCGCCTACGTCAACGAGATGAGTTCCTTCGACTTCACCCTGGCCTCGCGCATCGGCGCCGAGGTCATCGGCGGCTACGTCGGCGGAACCTACGACGAAGTGATCATGGCCTTCGGCAAGTTCGTAAGCCTTGCCCGGCAGGAAACCACCCTGCTGCCGGTTTTGCCCCTGTCCCCGGCCGAGGCCGGCGAAGAGGCGGCGGAGCCGGCCGGGCCCAAGGCCGAGTACATCTACGAACCGTCGGTGGAGGGCCTGCTTGCCGAACTCCTGCCCCGGTTCATCAATGTCCAGATCTACCGCGGCCTGCTCGATACTTCCGCCAGCGAGCACGCTGCCCGCATGCGGTCCATGGACAACGCCACCAGGAACTGCGACGACCTCGTCAGCTCGCTGACCCTGGTCTACAACAAGGCCCGGCAGGCGGCCATCACCAAGGAACTGATGGACATCGTCGGCGGTTCCGAAGCACTCAAGGGATAA
- the atpA gene encoding F0F1 ATP synthase subunit alpha, whose protein sequence is MQIKAEEISQIIEQQIQNYESRVEMSETGTVLSVGDQIARVYGVKNAMAMELLEFPGGVMGLVLNLEEDNVGVALLGEDTHIKEGDPVKRTGKIFSVPVGEAVAGRVIDPLGNPIDGLGPIDAKETREVEIKAPGIIARKSVHQPMYTGLKAIDAMTPIGRGQRELIIGDRQTGKTAVCLDAILAQKGQGVYCFYVAIGQKKSTVALVAETLRRYGAMEYTTIISATASEPASLQYIAAYSGCTMAEYHRDSSRHALIIYDDLSKQAVAYRQMSLLLRRPPGREAYPGDVFYLHSRLLERAAKLSDKLGAGSLTALPIIETQAGDVSAYIPTNVISITDGQVYLEPNLFNAGIRPAINVGLSVSRVGGAAQVKAMKQVAGTLRLDLAQYRELAAFAQFGSDLDKATQLKLNRGVRMVELLKQPQYKPMAVEEQVISLFAGTRGFMDDVPVEAVGKFEIAMQEYFHNAKSDILAEIREKEKLDDGLIAKLGAAIEEFKKGFKA, encoded by the coding sequence ATGCAAATCAAAGCGGAAGAGATCAGCCAGATCATCGAACAGCAGATCCAAAACTACGAGTCTCGCGTGGAAATGAGCGAGACCGGCACGGTGCTGTCCGTCGGCGACCAGATCGCCCGCGTCTATGGCGTGAAAAACGCCATGGCCATGGAGCTGCTGGAGTTTCCGGGCGGCGTCATGGGTCTGGTGCTCAACCTGGAAGAGGACAACGTCGGTGTGGCCCTTCTCGGTGAGGACACCCACATCAAAGAGGGCGACCCGGTCAAGCGCACGGGCAAGATCTTCTCGGTGCCCGTCGGCGAAGCCGTCGCCGGCCGCGTCATCGACCCCCTGGGCAACCCCATCGATGGTCTCGGACCCATCGATGCCAAGGAAACCCGCGAGGTCGAAATCAAGGCTCCCGGCATCATCGCCCGTAAGTCGGTCCACCAGCCCATGTACACGGGGCTCAAGGCCATCGACGCCATGACGCCCATCGGCCGCGGTCAGCGCGAGCTGATCATCGGCGACCGTCAGACCGGCAAGACCGCCGTCTGCCTCGACGCCATCCTGGCCCAGAAGGGACAGGGCGTGTACTGCTTCTACGTCGCCATCGGCCAGAAGAAGTCCACCGTCGCCCTGGTCGCCGAGACCCTGCGCCGCTACGGGGCCATGGAATACACCACCATCATTTCGGCCACCGCTTCCGAGCCGGCCTCGCTGCAGTACATCGCCGCCTACTCCGGCTGCACCATGGCCGAGTATCACCGCGACAGCAGCCGCCACGCCCTCATCATTTACGACGATCTTTCCAAGCAGGCCGTGGCCTATCGCCAGATGTCCCTGCTGCTCCGCCGTCCTCCCGGACGTGAGGCCTACCCGGGCGACGTCTTCTACCTGCACTCCCGTCTGCTGGAGCGCGCCGCCAAGCTGTCCGACAAGCTCGGCGCCGGGTCGCTGACCGCCCTGCCCATCATCGAAACCCAGGCGGGCGACGTGTCGGCCTACATCCCGACCAACGTCATCTCCATCACCGACGGACAGGTCTACCTCGAGCCGAACCTGTTCAACGCCGGCATCCGCCCGGCCATCAACGTCGGTCTGTCCGTCTCCCGCGTCGGCGGCGCCGCCCAGGTCAAGGCCATGAAGCAGGTCGCCGGCACGTTGCGCCTCGACCTCGCCCAGTACCGCGAGCTGGCCGCCTTCGCCCAGTTCGGTTCCGACCTGGACAAGGCCACGCAGCTCAAGCTCAACCGTGGCGTGCGCATGGTCGAACTCCTCAAGCAGCCCCAGTACAAGCCCATGGCCGTTGAAGAGCAGGTCATCTCCCTGTTCGCCGGCACCCGTGGCTTCATGGACGACGTCCCGGTCGAGGCCGTGGGCAAGTTCGAGATCGCCATGCAGGAGTACTTCCACAACGCCAAGAGCGACATCCTGGCCGAGATCCGCGAGAAGGAAAAACTTGACGACGGGCTGATCGCCAAGCTCGGCGCGGCGATCGAAGAGTTCAAGAAGGGCTTCAAGGCCTAG
- a CDS encoding F0F1 ATP synthase subunit B family protein, giving the protein MKKLHLIAAAVLVLGVAAVAYASGEAAHGAEAAHHGLNWKDFLFRVVNFVLVFGVIAKLAGKKIVGFFRGRTQQIENQLSDLDARKADAAKRLADIEASISNLAAEKAAIEQEYRRQGEALRDSIVAAAEAKAVQIKAQAATAAEAEARVAVQQIRAELAESVVSAAAAMLEKKLSAKDQEKLVDEYLTKVVFN; this is encoded by the coding sequence TTGAAAAAGCTCCACCTCATCGCCGCCGCTGTCCTGGTGCTCGGCGTGGCCGCCGTGGCCTACGCCTCCGGGGAGGCCGCGCACGGCGCGGAAGCGGCGCATCACGGGCTTAACTGGAAGGATTTCCTGTTTCGCGTGGTCAACTTCGTGCTGGTCTTCGGCGTGATCGCCAAGCTGGCCGGCAAGAAGATCGTGGGTTTCTTCCGCGGCCGCACGCAGCAGATTGAAAACCAGCTGTCCGACCTTGACGCGCGCAAGGCCGACGCCGCCAAGCGTCTGGCCGACATCGAGGCCTCGATCAGCAACCTGGCCGCCGAGAAGGCCGCCATCGAGCAGGAGTATCGCCGTCAGGGCGAGGCGTTGCGCGACTCCATCGTTGCCGCCGCCGAGGCCAAGGCCGTCCAGATCAAGGCTCAGGCCGCCACCGCCGCCGAAGCCGAGGCCAGGGTGGCCGTGCAGCAGATCCGGGCCGAGCTGGCCGAGTCCGTGGTGTCCGCCGCGGCCGCCATGCTGGAAAAGAAGCTCTCGGCCAAGGACCAGGAAAAGCTTGTGGATGAATACTTAACAAAGGTGGTGTTCAATTGA
- a CDS encoding F0F1 ATP synthase subunit B family protein has translation MIDLNATFFVQFVNFLLILILLNVILIGPIRRMLKKRAAFIASQVDGIDSFTASADTKLKDYEAALDAARQAATAERVAMKEEGLSKEKDLLDAAAADAAATMKAARGDIAAQTEAAQKALSAKISGLASKAVAKVLAA, from the coding sequence ATGATTGACCTAAACGCAACGTTTTTCGTCCAATTCGTCAATTTTCTGCTCATCCTGATCCTGCTTAACGTCATCCTCATCGGGCCCATCCGTCGCATGCTCAAAAAGCGTGCGGCATTCATCGCCTCCCAGGTGGACGGCATCGACTCCTTCACCGCCTCCGCCGACACCAAGCTCAAGGACTACGAGGCCGCCCTCGACGCGGCGCGCCAGGCCGCCACGGCCGAGCGCGTGGCCATGAAGGAAGAAGGCCTGTCCAAGGAAAAAGATCTGCTCGACGCCGCCGCGGCCGATGCCGCCGCGACGATGAAGGCGGCACGGGGCGACATCGCCGCGCAGACCGAAGCGGCCCAGAAGGCGCTTTCGGCCAAGATATCCGGACTGGCTTCCAAGGCTGTTGCCAAGGTGCTCGCGGCCTAG
- the glmU gene encoding bifunctional UDP-N-acetylglucosamine diphosphorylase/glucosamine-1-phosphate N-acetyltransferase GlmU — translation MNERIGALILAAGKGTRMKSDAPKVLKTLLGEPMLWYGERAMAALLGERVLTVIGHRAEAVEAAFPDLAGRFVLQAEQLGTGHALSVAMPRLVDEGYTHVLVANGDAPLVTAESLGAFIKEALDAAADVAFVSIELPDPGAYGRVVRQGGGVRIVEAKDYDTSRDGPATGEINAGVYLLRLEAIAPLLAKLRNDNKNGEYYITDLVALGAEAGLAVLAVNRGDDPAYLGINSPRELVAAEEALRRRIVDAHLDAGVVVRAAEAVRIGPRVTIAPGVELCGPLELYGDTSLAAGVTVWSHCVLARAAIGENVTLHSFCHLQDARVAAGCQVGPYARLRPGARLLEGAKIGNFVEMKKSTLGPGAKASHLTYLGDADVGAEANIGAGTITCNYDGVNKHKTVIGAHAFIGSNSALVAPVTIGDGALVGAGSVITSNVPDGALALGRGRQVTKPRK, via the coding sequence ATGAACGAGCGCATTGGCGCGTTGATTCTGGCGGCGGGAAAGGGGACGCGCATGAAAAGCGACGCCCCGAAAGTGCTCAAGACCCTGCTTGGCGAGCCCATGCTTTGGTATGGCGAGCGGGCCATGGCCGCCCTTTTGGGCGAGCGGGTGCTGACCGTCATCGGGCACCGCGCCGAAGCGGTCGAGGCCGCGTTTCCCGACCTCGCCGGCCGGTTCGTGCTCCAGGCCGAGCAGCTCGGCACCGGCCATGCCCTGTCCGTGGCTATGCCGCGCCTTGTGGACGAAGGCTACACGCATGTGCTGGTGGCCAACGGCGACGCGCCGCTGGTGACGGCCGAAAGCCTGGGCGCGTTTATCAAGGAAGCGCTCGACGCGGCGGCGGATGTCGCCTTCGTGTCCATTGAACTGCCCGATCCCGGCGCGTACGGCCGGGTGGTGCGCCAGGGCGGGGGCGTGCGCATCGTCGAGGCCAAGGATTACGATACGTCGCGTGACGGCCCGGCCACGGGCGAAATCAACGCCGGCGTGTATTTGCTGCGGCTGGAGGCGATCGCGCCGCTTCTGGCCAAATTGCGTAACGACAACAAAAACGGCGAATATTACATCACCGATCTGGTGGCGCTCGGCGCGGAAGCGGGGCTTGCCGTCCTGGCCGTCAACCGGGGCGACGATCCGGCCTATCTCGGCATCAACAGCCCCCGCGAACTGGTCGCAGCCGAGGAGGCGCTGCGCCGCCGCATCGTCGACGCCCATCTCGACGCCGGCGTGGTCGTCCGGGCGGCGGAGGCGGTGCGCATCGGCCCGCGCGTGACCATCGCCCCCGGCGTGGAACTGTGCGGCCCGCTGGAGCTTTACGGCGACACCAGCCTCGCGGCCGGGGTCACGGTCTGGTCACACTGCGTCCTCGCCCGCGCCGCAATCGGCGAAAACGTCACCTTGCATTCTTTTTGCCACTTGCAGGACGCGCGCGTGGCGGCCGGCTGCCAGGTCGGTCCCTATGCCCGGCTGCGCCCCGGAGCGCGGCTTCTGGAAGGGGCCAAAATCGGCAATTTCGTGGAAATGAAGAAATCGACCCTGGGGCCGGGCGCCAAGGCCAGCCATCTCACCTACCTGGGCGACGCCGACGTCGGGGCCGAAGCCAATATCGGGGCCGGCACCATCACCTGCAATTACGACGGCGTCAACAAACACAAAACCGTCATCGGGGCCCATGCCTTCATCGGCTCCAACAGCGCCCTGGTCGCGCCCGTGACCATCGGCGACGGGGCCCTTGTCGGGGCCGGTTCCGTGATTACTTCCAATGTGCCGGACGGGGCTTTGGCCCTGGGGCGCGGCAGGCAAGTGACAAAGCCGCGCAAATAA
- a CDS encoding F0F1 ATP synthase subunit epsilon produces the protein MAQLLLEIVTPDKLVLSQDVEYVGAPGLLGEFGVMANHIPFLSALGIGSLMYKAGGKAHYIFVSGGFAEVSGNKVTVLAEVAERPEDIDVERARRAQERAKQRLEREREKVDFARAQAAMQRAFYRMKVRETAGSLASTAH, from the coding sequence ATGGCCCAACTTCTCCTTGAAATCGTCACTCCGGACAAGCTCGTCTTGTCCCAGGACGTGGAGTATGTGGGCGCGCCGGGTCTGCTTGGCGAATTCGGCGTTATGGCCAACCACATCCCGTTTCTGTCCGCCCTTGGCATCGGTAGCCTGATGTACAAGGCCGGCGGGAAGGCTCACTACATCTTCGTTTCCGGCGGCTTTGCCGAGGTTTCGGGGAACAAGGTGACCGTCCTTGCCGAGGTGGCCGAGCGCCCCGAGGACATCGATGTGGAACGCGCGCGCAGAGCCCAGGAACGGGCCAAGCAGCGCCTGGAACGTGAACGCGAGAAGGTCGACTTCGCCCGGGCCCAGGCCGCCATGCAGCGTGCCTTCTACCGGATGAAGGTGCGGGAGACCGCCGGCTCCTTGGCGTCCACGGCCCACTAG
- a CDS encoding F0F1 ATP synthase subunit epsilon, with protein sequence MAKSLLLEIVTPDRLVLRLDVASVTGAGTAGAFTALPLHIPFLTSLTVGYLSYRVAGVVNSVFVSGGFADVTFDKVLVLAEAAELPEEIDVDRARKARERAAARLAVEQREDIDYARAKSALQRAILRIRLHELGKSGLGPRTGA encoded by the coding sequence ATGGCGAAATCGCTCTTGCTCGAAATCGTGACGCCGGACCGGCTGGTGCTGCGGCTTGACGTTGCATCCGTGACCGGGGCCGGCACGGCGGGCGCGTTTACCGCGTTGCCCCTGCATATTCCGTTTCTCACGTCCTTGACGGTCGGCTACCTGTCCTACCGCGTTGCCGGGGTGGTGAACTCCGTTTTCGTCTCCGGCGGCTTTGCCGATGTCACGTTTGACAAAGTCCTCGTTTTGGCCGAAGCGGCCGAACTGCCCGAGGAAATCGACGTGGACCGCGCCAGGAAGGCCCGGGAACGCGCTGCGGCCCGCCTCGCCGTCGAACAGCGGGAAGACATAGATTATGCCCGGGCCAAATCGGCCCTGCAGCGGGCGATCTTGCGCATCAGGCTGCACGAGCTCGGCAAGAGCGGCCTGGGACCACGCACGGGCGCCTAG
- the zapB gene encoding cell division protein ZapB yields the protein MDIFDTLEQRVEELVALKKALEEENATLRAEVARLSEEKKAVAERIDGLLAKLQVELEP from the coding sequence ATGGACATTTTCGATACGCTTGAGCAACGCGTGGAAGAGCTTGTGGCCCTCAAGAAGGCCTTGGAAGAAGAGAACGCGACGCTTCGGGCCGAGGTGGCCAGGCTTTCCGAAGAAAAGAAGGCCGTGGCCGAAAGGATCGACGGACTCCTGGCCAAGCTCCAGGTCGAACTGGAGCCGTAA
- the atpD gene encoding F0F1 ATP synthase subunit beta — MSATSGNVGKIVQVIGAVLDVEFPEGKLPSILNALEIKNPNNPHAEDLVVEVAQHLGDNVVRCIAMDSTDGLVRGMEAKDTGAPISVPVGNGTLGRILNVVGRPVDEMGPIEATASLPIHRPAPPFVDQSTSIELLETGIKVVDLLIPFPKGGKMGLFGGAGVGKTVILMELINNIAKHHGGLSVFAGVGERTREGNDLYNEFKEADILGKACLVYGQMNEPPGARSRVALTGLTCAEYFRDEEGQDVLLFIDNIFRFTQAGSEVSALLGRMPSAVGYQPTLGTDLGALQERITSTKKGSITSVQAVYVPADDLTDPAPATTFSHLDGTLVLSRQIAELGIYPAVDPLDSTSRILDPQVLGADHYGTAREVQQILQKYKDLQDIIAILGMDELSDEDKLTVSRARKIQRFLSQPFFVAAQFTGKEGRYVKLEDTVKGFKEIIEGKHDEIPEGAFYMVGDINEAVEKATKG; from the coding sequence ATGAGCGCGACAAGCGGAAATGTCGGAAAAATCGTTCAGGTCATCGGCGCCGTTCTCGACGTCGAATTTCCTGAGGGCAAACTGCCGAGCATTTTGAATGCTCTGGAAATCAAAAACCCAAACAACCCCCATGCCGAAGACCTCGTGGTCGAAGTGGCCCAGCATCTCGGCGACAACGTCGTGCGCTGCATCGCCATGGACTCCACCGACGGTCTGGTGCGCGGCATGGAAGCCAAGGACACCGGCGCTCCCATCAGCGTCCCGGTCGGCAACGGCACCCTTGGCCGCATCCTGAACGTCGTCGGTCGTCCGGTGGACGAAATGGGCCCGATCGAGGCGACCGCCTCCCTGCCCATTCACCGTCCGGCTCCGCCCTTCGTGGACCAGTCCACGAGCATCGAACTGCTCGAAACCGGCATCAAGGTCGTCGACCTGCTGATCCCCTTCCCCAAGGGCGGCAAGATGGGCCTGTTCGGCGGCGCCGGCGTCGGCAAGACGGTTATTCTCATGGAGCTGATCAACAACATCGCCAAGCACCACGGCGGCCTCTCGGTCTTCGCGGGCGTCGGCGAGCGCACCCGTGAGGGCAACGACCTCTACAACGAGTTCAAGGAAGCCGATATTCTGGGCAAAGCTTGCCTTGTTTACGGCCAGATGAATGAGCCCCCCGGAGCCCGTTCGCGCGTCGCCCTGACCGGCCTGACCTGCGCGGAGTACTTCCGCGACGAGGAAGGCCAGGACGTGCTGCTGTTCATCGATAACATCTTCCGGTTCACCCAGGCCGGTTCCGAGGTGTCCGCGCTTCTCGGCCGTATGCCTTCCGCGGTCGGCTACCAGCCGACGCTCGGCACCGACCTCGGCGCCCTGCAGGAACGCATCACCTCCACCAAGAAGGGTTCCATCACCTCGGTGCAGGCCGTTTACGTGCCCGCAGACGACTTGACCGACCCCGCGCCGGCCACGACGTTCTCGCACCTTGACGGCACGCTGGTCCTCTCGCGTCAGATCGCCGAGCTCGGCATCTACCCCGCGGTGGACCCGCTCGACTCCACGTCGCGCATCCTGGACCCGCAGGTCCTTGGCGCGGATCACTACGGCACGGCCCGAGAAGTCCAGCAGATCCTGCAGAAGTACAAGGACCTTCAGGACATCATCGCCATCCTGGGCATGGACGAGCTCTCCGACGAGGACAAGCTCACCGTGTCCCGGGCCCGTAAGATCCAGCGTTTCCTGTCGCAGCCGTTCTTCGTTGCCGCCCAGTTCACCGGCAAGGAAGGCCGCTACGTGAAGCTCGAGGACACCGTCAAGGGCTTCAAGGAAATCATCGAGGGCAAGCACGACGAGATCCCCGAGGGTGCCTTCTACATGGTCGGCGACATCAACGAGGCCGTTGAAAAGGCCACGAAGGGTTAA
- the rodA gene encoding rod shape-determining protein RodA translates to MPFDRRLVFSVNWPLLGLTALLFGVGVLNLYSASGFRMGDELSLQPYYNKQLIWGLGGLCCMLAMVLFDYKHLATIAWPLAIFVAVLLVMVLVFGKTVSGAKRWLPIGGYAFQPSELAKIAMLLLAAKILSKRSERMGWIDLAGILAVSLPMAGLIIVEPDLGTGLNVLLLVCGLILYRGLTGPVFKTLAIAGPILIPCGWFFLKPYQKGRILTLFDPQRDPLGAGYHIIQSQIAIGSGQMWGKGFLEGTQSQLRYLPEKHTDFAVAVFAEEWGFIGAIALLTLFCLFLLQFYVTARNAKDRFGSYLAAGVFFYFFWQILINMGMVLGIMPVVGIPLPFISYGGSATIVNFTLVGIVVNVSMRRFLFKKG, encoded by the coding sequence ATGCCGTTTGACCGCCGTCTGGTTTTTTCCGTCAACTGGCCCCTGCTGGGGCTGACCGCCCTGTTGTTCGGGGTCGGGGTGCTCAACCTCTACTCGGCCAGCGGCTTCCGCATGGGCGACGAACTGTCCCTGCAGCCCTATTACAACAAGCAGCTCATCTGGGGCCTGGGCGGGCTGTGCTGCATGCTGGCCATGGTGCTTTTCGACTACAAGCACCTGGCCACCATCGCCTGGCCCCTGGCCATTTTCGTGGCCGTGCTGCTGGTTATGGTGCTCGTTTTCGGCAAGACCGTGTCCGGGGCCAAACGCTGGCTGCCCATCGGCGGCTACGCCTTCCAGCCGAGCGAGCTGGCCAAGATCGCCATGCTTCTTCTGGCCGCCAAGATCCTCTCCAAACGCTCGGAGCGCATGGGCTGGATCGATCTGGCCGGCATTCTGGCCGTTTCGCTGCCCATGGCCGGGCTCATCATCGTCGAGCCGGACCTTGGCACCGGGCTCAACGTGCTCCTTTTGGTGTGCGGCCTGATCCTCTACCGGGGGCTCACCGGGCCCGTCTTCAAGACCCTGGCCATCGCCGGGCCGATCCTCATCCCCTGCGGCTGGTTTTTCCTCAAGCCGTACCAGAAGGGGCGCATCCTGACGCTCTTCGACCCCCAGCGCGATCCGCTCGGCGCGGGCTACCACATCATCCAGTCCCAGATCGCCATCGGTTCGGGCCAGATGTGGGGCAAGGGCTTTTTGGAGGGCACGCAAAGCCAGCTGCGCTACCTGCCGGAAAAGCACACCGACTTCGCCGTGGCGGTCTTCGCCGAGGAGTGGGGCTTTATCGGGGCCATCGCCCTGCTGACGCTTTTCTGCCTGTTTCTGCTGCAATTCTACGTCACGGCCAGGAACGCCAAGGACCGTTTCGGCAGCTATCTGGCGGCCGGGGTCTTCTTCTATTTCTTCTGGCAAATCCTCATCAATATGGGTATGGTGCTCGGCATCATGCCGGTCGTTGGCATCCCCTTGCCGTTTATCAGCTACGGGGGGAGCGCCACCATCGTGAACTTCACCCTCGTGGGCATCGTCGTCAACGTCTCCATGCGGCGCTTTCTGTTCAAGAAAGGCTAG